The proteins below are encoded in one region of Pongo pygmaeus isolate AG05252 chromosome 20, NHGRI_mPonPyg2-v2.0_pri, whole genome shotgun sequence:
- the MPV17L2 gene encoding mpv17-like protein 2, translated as MAPGGWRRLRRLLSAGQLLFQGRALLVTNTLGCGALMAAGDGVRQSWEIRARPGQVFDPRRSASMFAVGCSMGPFLHYWYLSLDRLFPASGLRGFPNVLKKVLVDQLVASPLLGVWYFLGLGCLEGQTVGESCQELREKFWEFYKADWCVWPAAQFVNFLFVPPQFRVTYINGLTLGWDTYLSYLKYRSPVPLTPPGCVALDTRAD; from the exons ATGGCGCCGGGTGGCTGGCGCCGGCTGCGCCGCCTGTTATCCGCGGGACAGCTTCTATTCCAGGGCCGCGCGCTGCTCGTCACTAACACGCTGGGCTGCGGCGCGCTCATGGCGGCAGGTGATGGCGTGCGCCAGTCCTGGGAGATCCGCGCCCGGCCCGGCCAGGTTTTCGACCCACGGCGCTCCG CGAGCATGTTTGCGGTGGGCTGCAGCATGGGTCCCTTCCTTCACTACTGGTACTTGTCGCTGGATCGCCTATTCCCTGCGTCTGGCCTCCGAGGCTTCCCAAATGTCCTCAAGAAGGTCCTCGTGGATCAGCTGGTAGCCTCTCCCTTGCTGGGCGTCTGGTACTTCTTGG GCCTTGGCTGCCTGGAGGGTCAGACAGTGGGTGAGAGCTGCCAGGAGCTGCGGGAGAAGTTCTGGGAATTCTACAAG GCAGACTGGTGCGTGTGGCCTGCTGCGCAGTTCGTGAACTTCCTCTTCGTGCCCCCCCAATTTCGAGTCACCTACATCAACGGCCTGACGCTGGGCTGGGACACGTACCTGTCCTACTTGAAGTACCGG AGCCCAGTTCCTCTGACACCCCCAGGCTGTGTGGCCCTGGACACCCGAGCAGACTGA